A single Populus nigra chromosome 13, ddPopNigr1.1, whole genome shotgun sequence DNA region contains:
- the LOC133670361 gene encoding loganic acid O-methyltransferase-like, which yields MENEETKTVPKSWAMVDGDGPRSYAQNSSYQRGLLDIANELMNEGIRETLDFKIPCSDSSNICTFRIADFGCSVGPNTFFAVEKIIEAVQQKYHAQFQNSPPLEFQVFFNDVTANDFNTLFKTLPLYQKYFAAGVPGTFYGRLFPESTLHLAYSSYSLHWLSKVPDEVVDKKSPAWNKGSIQCSGTAKEVAKAYSAQFKTDMDNFLNARAQEIIGGGLMVIIIAGLPDGILIAQTGAGICNELLGSCLIDMAKLGVISEEKVDSFNLPAYYSSAKELEEIIKNNGHFCIERMNTLNHPMMKMKIDVRFAVSQFRAVFQGLLEEHFGRDDVDKIFEYFAKKFAENYDSVFSGATHQHVDHFILLKRNIN from the exons ATGGAAAATGAAGAGACCAAAACAGTGCCAAAATCATGGGCTATGGTTGATGGAGATGGACCTCGTAGCTATGCCCAAAATTCTTCCTATCAG AGGGGACTGCTGGATATCGCGAATGAATTGATGAATGAAGGCATCAGAGAGACGCTTGACTTTAAAATCCCTTGTTCTGATTCTTCAAATATCTGCACATTTCGAATCGCAGATTTTGGATGTTCTGTTGGACCGAATACATTCTTCGCAGTGGAAAAAATCATAGAAGCTGTGCAGCAGAAATACCATGCCCAGTTCCAAAACTCCCCACCCTTAGAGTTCCAAGTTTTCTTCAACGATGTCACGGCCAATGATTTCAACACTCTCTTCAAAACCCTTCCATTGTATCAAAAATACTTCGCTGCTGGAGTGCCTGGTACTTTTTATGGTCGTCTATTCCCAGAGTCAACGCTCCATCTTGCATACTCTTCCTATTCCTTGCACTGGCTCTCTAAGGTTCCAGATGAAGTTGTGGACAAGAAATCTCCAGCATGGAATAAGGGTAGCATACAGTGCAGTGGAACTGCAAAAGAAGTAGCAAAAGCGTATTCAGCTCAGTTCAAAACGGATATGGATAACTTTCTGAATGCTAGAGCTCAAGAAATTATTGGTGGAGGATTGATGGTGATCATAATTGCTGGTCTTCCTGATGGGATCCTGATCGCTCAGACTGGAGCTGGAATATGCAATGAGCTTCTCGGCTCTTGCCTCATCGACATGGCAAAATTG GGAGTGATTAGTGAAGAAAAGGTGGATTCCTTTAATTTGCCTGCGTACTACTCTTCTGCTAAggagttggaagagattataAAGAACAATGGACATTTCTGTATTGAGAGAATGAACACGCTTAATCACCCcatgatgaaaatgaagattGATGTCCGATTTGCTGTTTCGCAATTTAGAGCTGTTTTTCAGGGACTATTGGAAGAACACTTTGGAAGGGATGATGTTGACAAAATATTCGAATATTTTGCCAAGAAGTTTGCAGAGAATTATGACTCTGTCTTCAGTGGGGCGACGCATCAACACGTCGACCATTTTATCCTGCTAAAGCGCAACATTAACTGA
- the LOC133671682 gene encoding loganic acid O-methyltransferase-like, whose protein sequence is MASGQSSPDPYPMSGGDGPNSYFQNSVHQKSIVEATKEMINEAIQDKLALNSPSNAFNIADFGCSVGPNTFIAVQNIIEAVELKYHGNHQNHQSLEFQVFFNDHTNNDFNTLFKNLHHNHSCKFFAAGVPGTFHGRLFPKSSLHFGHSSFALQWLSKTPTEVLDSKSPAWNKGSIHCTGFHTEVAEAYSSQFKNDMETFLNARAQELVNGGLLVIIMPALQDGVLLSQSSIGMTYDLLGSCLQNMAKSGIISEEKVEAFNLPIYISPAKDLEALLQKNGFFSVEKIDRITSNMNISTLTAQFLTLQLRVITEELIKGHFGSEIVDAVFELFNIKLSENWFSIIDTKNKKFMDLFIILRRNFSD, encoded by the exons ATGGCCAGTGGGCAGAGTTCGCCGGACCCTTATCCTATGAGTGGTGGAGATGGCCCCAACAGCTATTTTCAAAACTCCGTCCACCAG AAAAGCATAGTGGAGGCAACGAAGGAAATGATCAACGAAGCCATCCAAGACAAGCTTGCCTTGAACAGTCCTTCAAACGCTTTCAATATAGCAGATTTTGGCTGTTCTGTTGGACCCAACACATTCATTGCAGTGCAAAATATTATAGAAGCTGTGGAGCTCAAGTACCATGGCAATCATCAAAACCATCAATCCTTGGAGTTCCAAGTGTTCTTCAATGATCACACCAACAATGACTTTAACACTCTCTTCAAAAACCTCCATCACAATCACTCTTGCAAATTCTTTGCCGCCGGAGTACCAGGTACATTTCATGGCCGGTTGTTTCCCAAGTCCTCTCTCCACTTCGGTCACTCCTCTTTTGCACTGCAATGGCTCTCCAAAACTCCCACGGAAGTGTTGGATTCTAAGTCTCCTGCATGGAATAAGGGTAGCATTCACTGCACAGGATTTCACACAGAAGTTGCAGAGGCATATTCATCTCAATTTAAGAATGACATGGAGACGTTCTTGAATGCTAGGGCACAAGAACTTGTGAATGGTGGGTTGCTGGTAATTATAATGCCTGCCCTACAAGATGGGGTGCTTCTTTCTCAAAGTTCAATCGGCATGACTTATGATCTCTTGGGATCTTGCCTCCAGAACATGGCCAAATCT GGAATAATTAGTGAAGAGAAGGTGGAGGCCTTCAACTTGCCGATATACATTTCACCAGCGAAGGATTTAGAAGCATTGTTACAGAAAAATGGATTCTTTAGTGTTGAGAAAATTGATAGAATAACTAGCAACATGAACATCAGCACCCTCACAGCGCAATTTCTTACATTACAGTTACGAGTGATCACGGAAGAACTCATCAAAGGACACTTTGGAAGTGAGATTGTCGATGCAGTATTCGAACTTTTCAACATAAAACTATCTGAGAATTGGTTTTCCATCATAGATAcgaagaataaaaaattcatggaCCTGTTCATCATTCTAAGGCGCAATTTTTCTGATTAA
- the LOC133670826 gene encoding integrin-linked protein kinase 1-like → MDPMQEDNYSDEFDMQLIGNFLSFASRGDRVGLNQMLRDGISPNVQDYDKRTALHLAASEGHAPIVELLLHYKANVNLKDRWQRTPLTDARLYSYRDICRILEVNGGKDFINDHPMTFRHEQDSIEMNFDISELNTEQSSIVEQGVFGESVKVKWRGTWVVKTVIKSQIYHPVKMILSAKDNTLLRQLQHPNILQFLGSIVHREEMILITQHLPKGNLDGILTTKVRLDIPTALRYALDIARGMNYLHEHKPLPIVHNHLTPRNLLLDEGGHLKIGDYWVQMLYEQIHPNQDNSQRNDGSIMSSNQSNDTKKDIRSFGFIFYQMLEGRVLSNMNFDKSTDFELRFQISRCPNRIQQLIQHCTSKNPCQRPSFSSVIEILEEVSAYLGRAGCSPVC, encoded by the exons ATGGATCCGATGCAAGAGGACAACTATTCTGACGAGTTTGACATGCAGCTTATAGGTAATTTCTTGAGCTTTGCGTCTAGAGGTGACAGAGTGGGACTGAACCAGATGTTGAGGGACGGTATATCTCCTAATGTACAAGACTATGACAAGAGGACTGCCTTGCATCTTGCAGCTAGTGAAGGCCATGCTCCTATTGTTGAGCTCCTTCTGCACTACAAGGCCAATGTCAATCTCAAAGACCGATGGCAAAGGACT CCCTTGACAGATGCAAGACTCTACAGTTATCGAGATATATGTAGGATCCTGGAAGTTAACGGAGGCAAGGATTTCATCAATGACCACCCAATG ACATTTCGACATGAACAAGATAGCATTGAGATGAATTTTGATATTTCAGAATTGAACACAGAACAATCATCAATAGTTGAGCAG GGTGTCTTTGGTGAATCAGTCAAGGTCAAGTGGCGTGGAACATGGGTTGTTAAAACGGTGATTAAGAGTCAGATATACCATCCTGTAAAAAT GATATTATCTGCCAAGGATAACACTCTCTTACGACAACTTCAGCATCCAAATATTTTGCAGTTTCTTGGTTCAATTGTACATCGGGAGGAGATGATTCTGATTACACAGCATCTGCCTAAA gGGAATTTGGATGGTATCTTGACCACAAAAGTTCGGCTTGACATTCCTACTGCTCTGCGCTATGCTCTAGATATCGCAAG GGGAATGAATTATCTCCATGAGCACAAACCCTTACCCATAGTTCACAATCATTTGACTCCCAG AAACTTGTTACTAGATGAAGGTGGCCACTTGAAGATTGGTGACTATTGGGTTCAAATGTTGTATGAACAAATCCACCCCAATCAAGACAACA GCCAAAGGAATGATGGTTCCATCATGTCTAGCAACCAATCGAATGACACCAAGAAAGATATTCGCTCTTTCGGATTCATATTTTATCAG ATGCTAGAAGGAAGAGTGCTTAGCAACATGAACTTTGATAAGTCTACTGATTTTGAACTAAGGTTTCAGATAAGCCGCTGCCCTAACAGAATTCAACA GTTAATCCAGCATTGCACAAGTAAAAATCCTTGTCAGAGGCCCTCATTCTCTTCTGTCATAGAGATCTTAGAAGAAGTTTCTGCATATCTGGGGAGAGCTGGATGTTCTCCTGTTTGTTGA